Below is a window of Myroides profundi DNA.
AGCCGCAAAGTTTTTAAAACGGTGCCCTGATAATTCATAGTCTTTTGTCAAATAAGTCGCTTCAGCGAAGTTAAAAAACATATCTTCTGCTTTAGGATTCGCTCTATAGACAGTCTCTAATTGCTCATAAAGACGAATAGCATTTCTATATTTCCCCTTCTCAAAAAACTGATTTGCTACTTCTTTTTTGTATTCATAATCCTCTGATTTCAAAGCCTTTTGCATTGGTCCGCAGCTCGCTATTGAAAGCATAAGAATAGATAAACCGATATATTTTTTCATAAATGTTTTTCGTTGTTTTTGACAAAAGCATTTCCAAGATAGTCCTGTAAAAGCAAATGCAAATTTAAATTAATAATTGCATTATACAAAAAGCTTTTTATATTAAAAAGAAAAGATGTCTAAAATGACATCTTTTCATATAAATCATTATTCCTTAAACGATTAAACTACTGGGTTATTATTCGCTTGTTGGTTAAAGTTTTTAATATCATTATCGAATAAATATAAACCTCCTTTATCATCTCCAATAAGGTTTATCTTATCTAGAATTGTACGCGCTGTAGCTTCTTCTTCTATTTGTTCTGATACATACCATTGTAAGAAATTATGAGTCGCATAATCTCTCTCTTCTAAAGCTATATGTACTAAATCATTGATGCTTTTTGAAACAAAAACCTCATGATCAAACAGTTGCTTAAACAACGCTTTAAATGAAGTATGATCTAACTCAGGCTTTGTTACAGCTGGGATAACAGCTTGCCCTCCTCTTTGGTTAACATATTTAACCAACTTAAGCATATGTTGACGCTCTTCGTCTGACTGTGCAAACATAAAAGTAGCAATCCCTTCAAACCCTTGAATCTCTGCCCAAGAAGCCATTTCTAAATAAATCTGAGAAGAATCCCCCTCTATTTTAATCTGCTCATTAAGCGCTTTTTCTAACTTTTCTGATAACATAACTTTCTTTTTTTAATTCAGTTTTTTAATTTCTTTTTCGATTCTTGAAGCCAAGTCTGTATCTACATTAACTAATGGCAAGCGAAGTGTATTTTGCATCACTCCTTCTAACTTTAAGATCTCTTTGATTCCTGCAGGGTTTCCTTGTTCAAAGATCATATCAATAATTGGCATTAACTCATATTGTAATTTAAATGCCTCTTTGATATCTCCTTTTAATCCTAAGCGAATCATATCTGTAAACTTCTGAGGAACACCTTGTCCTATCACCGAAATAACTCCTGCTCCACCAGCTAATACTAAAGGTAGTGCTATTGCATCATCCCCTGATATTACTAAAAAGTCTTTACGAGTACTTTGACGGATTAATTCCATCCCTTGTACCATACTTCCTGCTGCCTCTTTGATACCAATGATATTCTTAAACTCATTTGCTAAACGAACCACAGTGCCTACTGCCATATTACTTCCTGTTCTACCAGGTACATTGTATAAAATAATAGGTAATGGACTTTTCTCTGCAATCATTTTGAAGTGCTGATAAATTCCTTCTTGCGTTGGTTTATTATAATATGGCGACACCGATAATATAGCATCAAACCCTTCTAAATTCTCCTGTGTTAATTCTTCTAATACAGCATGTGTATTATTTCCTCCCACTCCTAATACTAATGGCAATCTTTTCTTATTAGCCTTTATTACGGTACGTTTGACTAACTGTTTCTCTTCCTTACTAAGAGTCGCTGATTCCCCAGTAGTTCCTAATACTACAAGGTATTCTACCCCTCTTTCTATTGTAAATTCTACCAAATTCTGTAATGCTACTACATCTACAGAAAAATCGCTGTTAAATGGCGTTACTAATGCCACTCCCGTACCAATAAGTGATTGCATAGTTCTTTTAATTATTAATTTTTAAAAACGTTAATATATTTAAATAAATTGTCTACAAAATTCTCTACATCTAATCGCTCTAAAGCTAAACTAAAATGATTCAATTGTGTATTTTCTGAGGAAACTCCCACTTTAAAAATAGCATTGGACTTTGATGTCACCCATAATAAAGGCAAAGCCTGATTTGTATAATAACTAATCAATAAATCACATTTCTTTTCAACAAATTCAAGTACTTCCTTATTCTCCGTACTCCCTGTTAATGTGAATTCACTCATCCCATACAGGTGTTCCTCATTATTCTTCTTGCTATCTTTTGCATAAACCAAGAAATGTATTTTTGTACTTGGTATTCCTTTTCTTTCTAAACTTTTAATCAAATCTGGAATAACCTTAGCCTCTGCTTTATCTACTACAATACCTACTTCTTTAAAATCATATTTAAAATCGTCCGGTACTGCTTTTAATATTGACTTTTCTACTACTTTTTGAAGTGATCTTTTCTTTAAAGTATTAAACCACATATAAGTTACTGTTTTTGTAAAGATAAACAAATAGCTAATTACGCAATACTACTTTTAACATCGAATTATTGAATTAACGCAATAAACTCCGCTTCTGTTAATATTTTAATACCTAGTTTATTCGCTTTTTCCAACTTAGATGGTCCCATTTTATCTCCTGCTACGACATAGTGAGTCTTAGAAGTAATAGAACTTCCTACTTTTCCTCCATGATCTTCGATAGCTTGTTTAATCTCATCACGAGACATTTGTTCAAACACCCCAGATACCACTAATGTCTGTCCTAGTAGAACATCTGACACTACTGTAGACTCCTTTTCTTCTAACACAAATTGTAGACCATACTCTTTTAATCTAGCAATTATTTCTTTATTAACATCACTACTAAAGAAGTCTATTACACTTTGTGCTATTCTTTCACCAATCTCATCTACTGTTATCAACTCCATTAATGGAGCTTCTGCCAGAGCATCTATTGTCTTATAATGATTCGCTAACTTTTTAGCCACAGTCTCTCCTACATAACGGATCCCTAATGCGTATAATACACGTTCAAAAGGAATCTGTTTAGAAGCTTCTATACCATTTATCAGATTATCTGCAGACTTCTCTCCCATGCGTTCTAAACCTAGAACATCCTCTTTCTTTAACTCGTATAAGTCAGCGTAATTCTCTACTAATTCATTCTTGTATAACAGTACCACAGTTTCTTCTCCCAGACCATCTATATCCATCGCCTTACGAGAGATAAAGTGTTGTATTCTACCCGCTATTTGAGGTGGACATCCATACACATTTGAACAATAATGCTGTGCCTCCCCTTCATTTCTCTTTAACTTAGTACCACATTCAGGACATTCCTTAATATATACTGTACGTTCAGAATCAGCTGGTCTAGCCTCTAAATTCACACCTACTATTTTCGGAATAATCTCTCCTCCTTTTTCCACATATACAGAGTCATTCACACGAATATCTAACTTCGCTATCTGATCAGCATTGTGTAAAGAAGCACGTTTCACTATCGTTCCTGCCAATTGTACAGGTTCCAAGTTTGCTACAGGAGTTATAGCACCTGTTCTACCTACTTGGTAAGAAATAGAGTTCAATACAGTCTCTGCTTGTTCAGCTTTAAACTTATATGCTATAGCCCATCTCGGTGCTTTAGAAGTATATCCTAATTCATCTTGATAATGCAATGAATTAACCTTGATCACCACACCATCTGTCTCATAAGGAAGTTCATGTCTATGAATATCCCAATAATTTATAAACTCTAATACTTCATCAATATTCTTAGCTAACTTAGAGATAGTAGGAACTTTAAATCCCCATGCTCTAGCTTTGTCTAAACTTTCATATTGTGTTGTTACTCCTAGATCACTTCCTACTATATTATAAAGTAGACAATCCAAAGGACGTTTTGCAACCTCAGCGCTATCTTGTAATTTCAAACTACCAGAAGCGGTATTTCTTGGATTAGAATAAGGCGTCTCTCCGATTTCTATCAAATCTTGATTCATTTTTTCAAACCCTGCCAATGGCAATACTATCTCTCCACGAATATCAAAACTCTGAGGGTAATCTCCATTTAATCGAATAGGAACTGATCTAATTGTTCTAATATTATTAGTCACATCATCCCCTTGTACTCCATCACCACGTGTCACTGCTCTTACTAGTACTCCATCTTCATACGTAATCGTAATAGAAGCTCCATCATACTTTAATTCACAAGTAAACTCTACTGGCACATCACCTAATACCTTCTGTACACGTTGTTCCCAGTCTAACAAATCTTCCTTAGAATAAGAGTTATCTAAAGAATACATTCTATAACGGTGTACTATAGTATCAAAGTTTTTAGTCACCGTACCTCCTACTCTTTGTGTTGGAGAATTAATATCAAAATATTCTGGATGAGCTAACTCTAACTTCTCTAATTCTTTTAATTTCTGATCAAAATCGAAATCTGAAATCGTTGGATTATCCAACACATAATAATTATAATTATGTTCATTTAATTCTTTGCGAAGTAAATCTAATTGTGCTTTAATATCCATTTTTTAAAACGATTACAGTTTCAACATTTCTTTAAATTGACCATATAAATGACCATCACTCAGAATAGCTCCTTGTTGGATTAGACTAAAGATCTCTTCATTGCGATTCTCTCCAAAGCTTTTTCCTCCATGTCTCACTTCCACATCTTCTGTAAACACTGCATCTGATAACCATTGCAGTCCTTCTTTACTTAAAAGATCTATATCAGATTGTTTACTCTTAATTACGATAGTCTTGATTTCTTTATCGTCGAAACCGAACAAAAATATATGGCTCTTAGAATAATGTTCTAAGTATTTAGCATTCGTCAGTACCCCTTCCCAAATTAAATCTGAGAAAATATCTAACTCTTGTTCTGCTACTTCTGGCTTTTCTTCTTTTATCTTATCCCATTCATTCTTATCTATCTGCTGTGCAGCTAAGAAGTTAATAAACTCTGGGTGTAATTCTTCAAACTGCTCTTTCGTAAGCCTACTGTATTTCATAATATAAATTGCATTTGAAACAAAGATAATACCTTCATTTCAATTCGTATAATGTGATAAATTAATTCTGTACTATCTCTGCTAAAGACTTTTTCATAGACACTGCATACTTTAACGGCACATAATCTGCCTCCACAATATCCATTTCATAAAATGACAACGTTCTTACATCAAAAATGAATGTACCCACTGTTACTATCCTATCTTCATAATTCTCATAAATAGTGAGTTGATAGTAATTTCCTCTTTTATTAGAACCATCATTCTTTGCATTCGGAGACACATCTACTCTCACCACTACTCCCGTACCTCCATTAGCAATTACAGCCTTATTGAAGTCTTCACCTAAATAGTCTTTAGCCGCAGTAGTCTTTAACGCAGCTAATACTGTCTCTAGCCCATCTTTACTAACAGTTATCTTATTCGACTCATCCATTAGTGTAACAGCTTTCTTATTGTCGATCTTAAATATCTTTTCAGTACTCTTTAGAATAGCAGGTTCTTGCTCGTATAAGTTCTGCCATGGTGTAGTTGTATCTTCTTCTTCTACCATATTTTCATTAGTATTCTCATCTGTTACCACTGTTTCTATCACCTCTCCTTCTGTTCCAGAAGTATCTTTATCCTCTTTACAAGCAAATAAAGATAACCCAATAACAACTATACCTAAAACTCTCACTAATCTATTCATAACTACTTTTTCTTTTAAACACTACTAAATCGACTACTTACTCCCTATAAATGAAGTATTAAGCTATTTTTCACAGCTTAGTTTTATACACTTCCAAGATACAAAAAAACACTAGTAATCAACCAACCTCTCACACATAATTTAGCTAAATTATATAGCAAAAAAAAAGACCTCCCTAATGGAAGGCCTTTTCTATATATAATCTTTTAAGACTATTCTTGCTCAGCGATTACTTCGTAATCAACTTCAACGATTACATCACGGTGTAAACGAACGTTAGCAGTATATTTACCTAAACGTTTGATAACTCCTGAAGTGATGAATTTTCTGTCAACTTCTTGACCATTTTTAGCGAAAACGTCAGCGATATCTGCATTAGTTACAGATCCGAATAATTTTTCACCACCAGCTTTAACAGCAATCTTGATTTCTAAAGCTTTTAACGCCTCAGCGATAACTTTAGCATCAGCTACTAATTTAGCTTCTTTGTGCGCTCTTTGTCTTAAGTTCTCAGCTAATACTTTTTTAGCAGATGGAGTAGCTAATACAGCCATCCCTTGAGGGATTAAATAGTTACGTCCGTATCCTGGTTTAACAGTTACTACGTCATCTTTAAATCCTAACTTTTGAACGTCTTGTTTTAAGATAATTTCCATTGTTGATGTCCTTTTTATAAGAAGTTAGGTTTCACGAATGAAAACCAACAACTTTATGATTTGTTATTATTTTAATAAATCAGCTACGTATGGCATTAAAGCTAAGTGACGTGCTCTTTTGATCGCTACAGATACTTTTCTTTGGTATTTTAAAGAAGTTCCTGTTAAACGACGTGGTAAAATTTTACCTTGCTCGTTAACGAATTTTAATAAGAAATCAGCATCTTTATAGTCGATGTATTTGATTCCTGATTTTTTGAAACGACAATACTTTTTAGTTTTGTTTGTTTCAATGTTTAAAGGCGTTAAATATCTGATATCTCCGTCTTTTTTTCCTTTTGCAGATTGCTCTATACTTGACATAACAATTAAGCTTTTTTAGATTTTAATTTCTCTCTTCTTCTCTCAGCCCAAGATACAGCGTGTTTGTCTAAAGCTACAGTTAAGAAACGCATAACTCTTTCGTCACGTCTGAATTCAGTCTCTAAGTTGATGATGATATCAGCAGGTGCTGTGAATTGGAATAAGTGATAAAAACCACTTTTCTTGTGTTGGATTTCATAAGCTAATTTTTTTAAGCCCCAGTCCTCTTTAGCTACCATCTCAGCTCCTCTAGAAGTAAGAAATTCTTCGAATTTCACTACTGTTTCCTTTATCTGAGTTTCAGATAAAACGGGATTCAAGATGAAAACAGTTTCATAATGATTCATAAATACTAAATTTTATTTGTTACAAAATTGGGTGCAAAAATACAACTTTATACATACTATCCAAAACTAATTTGATCTTTAATAAAGTTTTTTTCACTCCCTCTTATTTATCTTTCTATTTTCTTGTCTAATAATGCCTCTGCTCTCTGATACATTCCTTCTATAGATAATACATCTAAATCAGGGTGATTTCTCAACCACTTCGCATTTAACTCTACGATATCCTCTTCTAGATTATAGAAGTCATCATTCTTCAACAGATCTCTTGTAGGATTAGTACCGAAGTAATCCGACTCACAGAAAGCCTCTAATACAGTTTCGTCAATATTATTTAAAACCTCAAGTTGCTTCTTTAAAAGAGCTAAGTTTTGTGTAGCTCCTATTTTCTCTAGCCCATCAGCTATAATAGCAAAAAACTCATAATCTGCCTGAGTATTCCAAACAATCTGAGAGAAGTTTCCATTCTTATATTGAGCTAAATAATAATCAAGATAATAACTTAGGATTGCATCTGGGTGAACTGTCTCTTCCATTAATCCTCCTTCTTCTCTTACCAAGTTAATAAATGTGATATTTGAATAAACGATATCATAAGCCTCTTGACTATTAAATGAATCTTGTGATACTACAATTTTTAATTCCATACTATTATTTCTTTTTTATAACACTTCTTTTACCTTCTAAAAAGACCGCTAATAGAAATCTACATTAGCGACTACTTTCACAGAGCGATACTGTCCTATCGCTTCAAAACTTTTCAATATTTTTCGAACATTCTCTTTTGTCTTTATCAGAGGTACATTCTGAGGAATTTTAATTAAAATCACTCGTATATATTGATTACGTATCCTATTAATCGCAGGCTCTTCTGGCCCTAAAACAGGTACACCTAACTGCTCCTTCAGGTTGTTATACAACCAAAATGAAGCCTCTTTTAACTTCTCGAACTCTTTATGTCTTAGTGTCAGCTTAACTAATCTATAGAATGGAGGATACTTAAAGTTATATCGCTCATACATCTGCTCTTTATACATTCCCATATAATCATAATGAGTCACTTGCTGTATGATATTGTGATACGGATTAAATGTCTGAATGATCACCTTACCCTTTTTATCCTTTCTCCCTGCTCTCCCTGCTACCTGCGTCATCATCTGATATGCCCGCTCATGCGCTCTAAAGTCAGGATGATACAAACTGTTGTCCGCATTCATTATTCCGACCAAATTCACATTATCAAAATCAAATCCCTTCGCCAACATCTGCGTTCCGACTAGAATATCGATTTGTCTCGCTTGAAAGGACTCTACTAATTTCTCAAAGCCATACTTTCCTCTAGTTGTATCTTGATCCATACGCGCAATACGCTTATTCGGAAACAACTCTTTTAATTCTTCCTCTACTTGCTCTGTACCAAATCCTTTTGTATTCAGATCCACACTGTGGCATCTAAAACACTGTTTGGGCATCGGTAGCGTAAAACCACAATAGTGACACCTCAACTCATTTTTATACTTGTGATATGTCAAACTCACATCACAATGAGGACATTCTGGTACGGCTCCACAAGTCATACACTCTACGACAGGAGAGAAACCTCTTCGGTTCTGAAACAGAATGACCTGCTCCTCTAACGACAACGCCATATTTATCTCATCGATCAACTGATCTGAGAAATGCCCTGTCATCTGTTTGCGTTTATATTTATCTTTTACATCTACCAAAACAATCTCTGGCAAGACTACATTGGTATAGCGCTTCTTTAATTCCACTAAACCATACTTGCCTTGTGTAGCGTTGTAATACGTTTCTAAGCTCGGTGTTGCAGATCCTAAGACTACTTTAGCATTATGCTGTTTTGCCAATACGATAGCAGCATCCCTTCCGTGATATCGAGGAGCTGGATCGTGCTGTTTATAGTTTCCTTCTTGTTCTTCATCTACCACTATTAATTGTAAATCTTGAAAAGGCAAGAAGACAGATAACCTTGTACCGATAACCACTTTTGCTTTTTCAGACTTATTCAATACCTGATCCCAGACTTCTAATCGTTCATTGTGAGAATACTTTGAGTTATACACCGCTACTTCATTTCCAAAATAACTAGTCAACCTCATCACTAATTGTGTTGTAAGCCCTATCTCTGGCAACAGAAATAATACCTGTCCTTCATTTGCCAAGTATTTCTCTATAAGCTTGATATATACTTCTGTTTTACCAGACGCAGTTACACCGTGTAGTAAGACGACATCTTTCGTTTCTAATGACTGTCCAATCTCCCAAAGAGCTTTACTCTGCTCATCACTTAACTCGATAATATCTTGTACTGCATCCCCGAAGATCACACGATCTTGGTTTAAGTAATAATCTTCAAATATGCCTTTATCAATAAGCGCTTTGACTACTCCAGATGTAGATTCTGATTCTTCTACTAACTGTTTGACTGTAATCGGCTTTTTATGTACAGCCTGCAATTGAAAATATTTTAAGATCATCTCTCTTTGCTTTTCAGCACGAGAGACTACTTCCATCAAATCTGCCAGACCATTCTCAGCCAAGTATTGCTCCGCTAGTTTGACATATCTAATCTGTTTCGGCTTATACTTCTCCACCATCTCTTCTTGTAAGAATATCATCTTCTTTTCTAGAAGAGAATTAATCACAGGGAAGACCTTCTTTCGGTTCAGTACTGCTATAATCTCTTCTACTTTAAGAATAGACTGTACTTGAAGTGCCTCATATATTAAATATTCTGCATCATCTAATTCTTCTGCTTTAATAGTACTATCCGGATTATACTGTATAAGTGTCTCACTTTCTAAAAGTAACTGTGATGGCATAGCACTCTTATACACATCCCCTATCGTACACATATAGTAGTCTGCTATCCACTTCCATAAGCTGATCTGTTTCTCAGTGACAACAGGAGTCAGATCTATAATCTCATTGATTTCTTTTGCCTCATAATACTGAGGTATTCTATTGTGTTTTTCGATTACCACGGCCGTATATACTTTAGAACGACCAAAAGGAACAGCTACGCGCATCCCTACTTGGATAAACTCGTATTCTGTCTCACTTACAGCATAAGTAAACGTAGGGTCTAAAGCTAATGGAACAATAACCTCAACAAAGTAATTCATACTAATAGTACTATTTTTTAGAAATCAATAGTTACAAAGATAATCGCTTTATTTTTATCTCATCCCATCAGTACTATATTCGCTCTTATTTATCGCAAGATACAGTCAAATACATCAATTAAAAAAATGAGCCCAGTAAAAACTGAGCTCATTATACTTATAAAGTTATACTATTTACTAGCTTCTTCTATCAACTCAAGACATCTCTCTTCTGACAGATCTAAGCGAGCTCCAATTCTATAGAGTGTTTTAATATCACGCTCTAACAATTCCCCTTCTTCTAAAAATATCTTAACCTCTTCTAGAAACTCTGACTCTTCTTCTGTGAAATTTTCAGAAAACTTTCCACTTTTAGCCAAATCAATAACTTGATTTATCCATTCCTCAGACAAATCTAATTTCCCTCCAATTCTATATAATGTCTTAATATCACGTTCTGATAGTTTACCTTCTCCTTCATCTAGAAATATTTCAACCTCTTCTAAAAACTCAAGTTCCTCATCTGTAAAATCTTCTTCATCATTTTCCAATACTTTCATATCCTCAGAAAAGAGATCTATAGACTTAAATTGTACATCTATCCTGTAAACTTTTTTAGTATTTCTACCTGATTCTGTACTTTTAAAATCAGAGTAATCTACATTCGCTTTTATTTTACCTAAAAAGAGATTAACACTTACATTTACTTGAGTCATTTGATTTGCTGTTAAAAACTGATCTCTTTCTG
It encodes the following:
- a CDS encoding DUF6495 family protein, encoding MKYSRLTKEQFEELHPEFINFLAAQQIDKNEWDKIKEEKPEVAEQELDIFSDLIWEGVLTNAKYLEHYSKSHIFLFGFDDKEIKTIVIKSKQSDIDLLSKEGLQWLSDAVFTEDVEVRHGGKSFGENRNEEIFSLIQQGAILSDGHLYGQFKEMLKL
- the dapA gene encoding 4-hydroxy-tetrahydrodipicolinate synthase, with product MQSLIGTGVALVTPFNSDFSVDVVALQNLVEFTIERGVEYLVVLGTTGESATLSKEEKQLVKRTVIKANKKRLPLVLGVGGNNTHAVLEELTQENLEGFDAILSVSPYYNKPTQEGIYQHFKMIAEKSPLPIILYNVPGRTGSNMAVGTVVRLANEFKNIIGIKEAAGSMVQGMELIRQSTRKDFLVISGDDAIALPLVLAGGAGVISVIGQGVPQKFTDMIRLGLKGDIKEAFKLQYELMPIIDMIFEQGNPAGIKEILKLEGVMQNTLRLPLVNVDTDLASRIEKEIKKLN
- a CDS encoding ferritin produces the protein MLSEKLEKALNEQIKIEGDSSQIYLEMASWAEIQGFEGIATFMFAQSDEERQHMLKLVKYVNQRGGQAVIPAVTKPELDHTSFKALFKQLFDHEVFVSKSINDLVHIALEERDYATHNFLQWYVSEQIEEEATARTILDKINLIGDDKGGLYLFDNDIKNFNQQANNNPVV
- the rpsF gene encoding 30S ribosomal protein S6 yields the protein MNHYETVFILNPVLSETQIKETVVKFEEFLTSRGAEMVAKEDWGLKKLAYEIQHKKSGFYHLFQFTAPADIIINLETEFRRDERVMRFLTVALDKHAVSWAERRREKLKSKKA
- the priA gene encoding replication restart helicase PriA, which gives rise to MNYFVEVIVPLALDPTFTYAVSETEYEFIQVGMRVAVPFGRSKVYTAVVIEKHNRIPQYYEAKEINEIIDLTPVVTEKQISLWKWIADYYMCTIGDVYKSAMPSQLLLESETLIQYNPDSTIKAEELDDAEYLIYEALQVQSILKVEEIIAVLNRKKVFPVINSLLEKKMIFLQEEMVEKYKPKQIRYVKLAEQYLAENGLADLMEVVSRAEKQREMILKYFQLQAVHKKPITVKQLVEESESTSGVVKALIDKGIFEDYYLNQDRVIFGDAVQDIIELSDEQSKALWEIGQSLETKDVVLLHGVTASGKTEVYIKLIEKYLANEGQVLFLLPEIGLTTQLVMRLTSYFGNEVAVYNSKYSHNERLEVWDQVLNKSEKAKVVIGTRLSVFLPFQDLQLIVVDEEQEGNYKQHDPAPRYHGRDAAIVLAKQHNAKVVLGSATPSLETYYNATQGKYGLVELKKRYTNVVLPEIVLVDVKDKYKRKQMTGHFSDQLIDEINMALSLEEQVILFQNRRGFSPVVECMTCGAVPECPHCDVSLTYHKYKNELRCHYCGFTLPMPKQCFRCHSVDLNTKGFGTEQVEEELKELFPNKRIARMDQDTTRGKYGFEKLVESFQARQIDILVGTQMLAKGFDFDNVNLVGIMNADNSLYHPDFRAHERAYQMMTQVAGRAGRKDKKGKVIIQTFNPYHNIIQQVTHYDYMGMYKEQMYERYNFKYPPFYRLVKLTLRHKEFEKLKEASFWLYNNLKEQLGVPVLGPEEPAINRIRNQYIRVILIKIPQNVPLIKTKENVRKILKSFEAIGQYRSVKVVANVDFY
- the ligA gene encoding NAD-dependent DNA ligase LigA; this translates as MDIKAQLDLLRKELNEHNYNYYVLDNPTISDFDFDQKLKELEKLELAHPEYFDINSPTQRVGGTVTKNFDTIVHRYRMYSLDNSYSKEDLLDWEQRVQKVLGDVPVEFTCELKYDGASITITYEDGVLVRAVTRGDGVQGDDVTNNIRTIRSVPIRLNGDYPQSFDIRGEIVLPLAGFEKMNQDLIEIGETPYSNPRNTASGSLKLQDSAEVAKRPLDCLLYNIVGSDLGVTTQYESLDKARAWGFKVPTISKLAKNIDEVLEFINYWDIHRHELPYETDGVVIKVNSLHYQDELGYTSKAPRWAIAYKFKAEQAETVLNSISYQVGRTGAITPVANLEPVQLAGTIVKRASLHNADQIAKLDIRVNDSVYVEKGGEIIPKIVGVNLEARPADSERTVYIKECPECGTKLKRNEGEAQHYCSNVYGCPPQIAGRIQHFISRKAMDIDGLGEETVVLLYKNELVENYADLYELKKEDVLGLERMGEKSADNLINGIEASKQIPFERVLYALGIRYVGETVAKKLANHYKTIDALAEAPLMELITVDEIGERIAQSVIDFFSSDVNKEIIARLKEYGLQFVLEEKESTVVSDVLLGQTLVVSGVFEQMSRDEIKQAIEDHGGKVGSSITSKTHYVVAGDKMGPSKLEKANKLGIKILTEAEFIALIQ
- a CDS encoding DUF6913 domain-containing protein; the encoded protein is MWFNTLKKRSLQKVVEKSILKAVPDDFKYDFKEVGIVVDKAEAKVIPDLIKSLERKGIPSTKIHFLVYAKDSKKNNEEHLYGMSEFTLTGSTENKEVLEFVEKKCDLLISYYTNQALPLLWVTSKSNAIFKVGVSSENTQLNHFSLALERLDVENFVDNLFKYINVFKN
- a CDS encoding DMP19 family protein, which translates into the protein MELKIVVSQDSFNSQEAYDIVYSNITFINLVREEGGLMEETVHPDAILSYYLDYYLAQYKNGNFSQIVWNTQADYEFFAIIADGLEKIGATQNLALLKKQLEVLNNIDETVLEAFCESDYFGTNPTRDLLKNDDFYNLEEDIVELNAKWLRNHPDLDVLSIEGMYQRAEALLDKKIER
- the rplI gene encoding 50S ribosomal protein L9: MEIILKQDVQKLGFKDDVVTVKPGYGRNYLIPQGMAVLATPSAKKVLAENLRQRAHKEAKLVADAKVIAEALKALEIKIAVKAGGEKLFGSVTNADIADVFAKNGQEVDRKFITSGVIKRLGKYTANVRLHRDVIVEVDYEVIAEQE
- the rpsR gene encoding 30S ribosomal protein S18; protein product: MSSIEQSAKGKKDGDIRYLTPLNIETNKTKKYCRFKKSGIKYIDYKDADFLLKFVNEQGKILPRRLTGTSLKYQRKVSVAIKRARHLALMPYVADLLK